The following are encoded together in the Roseobacter denitrificans OCh 114 genome:
- a CDS encoding TetR/AcrR family transcriptional regulator, translated as MPKRGYHHGNLRQALVDAALQLIEAKGPTGFTLSEAAKQAGVTPAAVYRHFEGRDDLIAEAARQGYEIFADLMEFAYQKGQPSALAAFSATGRAYLAFARKHPGHYIAMFESGISVNRTVELAAVSARANAVMEKAASDLSQHIPLDKRPPASMFSAHIWAMSHGVVELFARNSPGRASPFPADELLETGIGIYLRGLGLIKPDQSD; from the coding sequence ATGCCTAAACGCGGGTACCATCACGGCAATCTGCGTCAGGCACTGGTGGATGCAGCCCTGCAGTTGATCGAGGCGAAAGGCCCTACCGGCTTCACCCTGTCAGAGGCCGCGAAACAGGCGGGCGTCACTCCCGCCGCCGTCTACCGCCATTTCGAGGGGCGCGATGATCTGATCGCGGAGGCCGCCCGACAGGGTTATGAAATCTTTGCTGATCTGATGGAGTTTGCCTATCAGAAAGGGCAACCATCAGCGCTTGCCGCCTTTTCAGCGACGGGTCGGGCCTATCTGGCTTTTGCACGAAAACATCCCGGCCACTACATCGCGATGTTCGAAAGCGGTATCTCGGTCAACCGCACGGTAGAACTGGCCGCCGTTTCCGCGCGCGCCAATGCGGTGATGGAAAAGGCGGCATCAGACCTCAGCCAACATATCCCACTGGACAAACGCCCGCCTGCTTCCATGTTTTCGGCCCATATCTGGGCGATGAGCCACGGGGTTGTTGAACTTTTTGCCCGCAACTCGCCCGGGCGCGCCTCACCCTTTCCCGCCGATGAGCTTTTGGAAACCGGCATCGGCATTTACCTGCGCGGCCTTGGCCTGATCAAGCCGGACCAATCTGACTAG